From Deltaproteobacteria bacterium, one genomic window encodes:
- a CDS encoding MaoC family dehydratase N-terminal domain-containing protein, which translates to MGMNRELAGYEGKPVEFVVEANQVRAYAAAVNEGNPLFLGENPVAPPCFAFTVGLPAMGKCMFHPKLGANIMRLVHGEHVFRYRRPVKAGERLVSRGKILSIEEKPTGETVTILVTSEDSEGKEVSQSEALFFIRGSGSGKSAPAEPVPEPAKFDFEVPMKVAPDQATRFGNASGDKNPIHMNNDAAKASGLPGVILHGLCTLSFAAQAVVDSCMRGEAPRLAEFGARFSKMVLPGDTVTTRIRKTGAGVCEFDVVNQNGVTVISRGHARWRE; encoded by the coding sequence ATGGGAATGAACCGCGAACTGGCAGGATACGAAGGAAAGCCCGTTGAATTTGTGGTCGAGGCCAATCAGGTGCGGGCCTACGCCGCGGCCGTCAACGAGGGCAACCCTCTTTTCCTTGGGGAGAATCCGGTCGCACCGCCGTGTTTCGCCTTCACGGTCGGTCTGCCCGCCATGGGCAAGTGCATGTTCCATCCGAAACTCGGTGCGAATATCATGCGGCTCGTCCACGGCGAACATGTGTTCCGGTACCGGCGGCCGGTGAAGGCTGGCGAGAGACTGGTGTCCAGGGGAAAAATCCTCTCCATCGAGGAAAAACCCACTGGCGAGACAGTCACTATTCTGGTGACGAGCGAAGACAGCGAGGGGAAAGAGGTCAGCCAGTCGGAGGCACTGTTCTTTATCCGTGGCTCCGGTTCCGGGAAAAGTGCTCCGGCGGAACCGGTTCCAGAACCTGCGAAGTTCGACTTTGAAGTCCCGATGAAGGTGGCTCCAGATCAGGCGACCCGGTTCGGGAATGCTTCGGGCGACAAGAATCCCATCCATATGAACAACGACGCGGCGAAGGCCTCCGGGCTTCCCGGCGTCATCCTGCACGGGCTATGCACGCTGTCGTTCGCGGCGCAGGCAGTGGTCGATAGCTGCATGCGTGGTGAGGCGCCGCGCCTGGCGGAGTTCGGCGCACGGTTCTCGAAAATGGTGCTGCCCGGCGACACTGTGACGACCCGGATCCGGAAGACCGGGGCGGGGGTATGCGAGTTCGACGTCGTGAACCAGAACGGCGTTACTGTGATTAGCCGGGGCCATGCGAGGTGGCGGGAGTAG
- a CDS encoding OB-fold domain-containing protein: MKDLIDKFSWQAMNNDADSMFGEYVRLLRDEKRLCSTKCKKCGHVDYPPRAFCTRCWGVSVQWIDIHESATLYAFTTQARSVRFMAPEVIGLVELPALPGPGRILSKINGKFGDLRIGQKLKFVPCPISGKLHTHSFTPVD; encoded by the coding sequence ATGAAAGACCTGATTGACAAGTTTTCCTGGCAGGCGATGAACAATGACGCCGATTCAATGTTCGGCGAATATGTACGGCTTCTCCGTGATGAAAAGCGGCTCTGTTCAACGAAGTGCAAAAAGTGCGGACATGTAGACTATCCGCCCCGGGCGTTCTGTACGAGATGCTGGGGAGTCAGCGTCCAGTGGATTGATATTCATGAAAGCGCCACTCTCTATGCCTTTACCACGCAGGCGAGGTCGGTCCGGTTTATGGCGCCGGAAGTGATCGGCCTCGTGGAGCTGCCCGCACTTCCGGGTCCGGGCCGGATCCTTTCCAAGATCAATGGAAAGTTCGGCGATCTCCGGATCGGTCAGAAACTCAAGTTCGTTCCGTGCCCGATCTCCGGCAAGCTGCATACCCATTCGTTCACGCCGGTGGACTGA
- a CDS encoding thiolase family protein, translating to MVVRASIDAVIAGVAATPVTKKGPRPIRDVMFEMAREAVEDSGLDPKDIDGLFLTPPGLNPELFMMFAAHMGKYLGIPTKTLTLVENGGVTAALALRFAVDEVTLGRCRAALVIAADHRTSVVDTSDFQQTLRQGAYAQVSLQGSYDGAFGAGAPIPFYAMSGQRYMHETGTTIEQVADCVVRLREHAAQHPGAQFREPATQDDILNAPMQSPPLTLPMCCPFSSGAAAAVVTSLDVAKGLKKPVARVTGVGEWHEPEHFCPVTGSMSEYKSAQMAVAEACTQAGIKSTDVDVAEVYGVFAPTELMLYEDLGWCAKGKAARWVAEGRNTWGGDIVVNPTGGRICYGHPAGATPLMEVVEVTRHLTARAPGRQVPDARLGLIHAEHGCLNGSIVMTFERMGA from the coding sequence ATGGTTGTACGCGCCAGTATTGATGCTGTAATTGCCGGGGTGGCCGCAACTCCGGTTACGAAGAAAGGCCCACGGCCCATACGGGACGTCATGTTCGAGATGGCCCGGGAAGCGGTGGAGGACTCGGGTCTCGATCCGAAAGACATCGATGGACTCTTTCTGACGCCACCGGGGCTCAACCCGGAGCTGTTCATGATGTTCGCGGCGCATATGGGGAAATACCTGGGCATCCCCACGAAAACGCTGACGCTGGTGGAAAACGGCGGGGTCACGGCGGCGCTGGCGTTGAGGTTCGCAGTTGACGAAGTGACGCTTGGCCGTTGCCGTGCGGCGCTCGTCATCGCCGCTGATCACCGTACCAGCGTCGTCGATACCAGTGATTTCCAGCAGACGCTGCGGCAGGGAGCCTACGCGCAGGTGAGTCTGCAGGGATCCTATGACGGGGCATTCGGCGCCGGCGCGCCCATCCCGTTCTATGCCATGAGCGGGCAGCGTTACATGCATGAAACCGGCACGACGATCGAACAGGTCGCTGATTGTGTGGTGCGATTGCGCGAGCACGCGGCCCAGCATCCGGGGGCCCAGTTCCGGGAGCCGGCCACGCAGGATGACATCCTGAATGCACCGATGCAGTCGCCGCCCCTGACGTTGCCCATGTGCTGTCCGTTCAGCTCTGGAGCGGCGGCAGCGGTGGTAACCTCGCTCGACGTCGCCAAAGGGCTGAAAAAACCCGTGGCAAGAGTAACCGGCGTCGGCGAATGGCACGAGCCGGAGCATTTCTGTCCGGTCACTGGTTCCATGTCGGAATACAAATCCGCGCAGATGGCCGTTGCCGAGGCATGCACCCAGGCGGGTATCAAGTCCACCGATGTGGATGTGGCCGAGGTTTACGGCGTTTTCGCGCCTACAGAACTGATGCTGTATGAGGATCTGGGCTGGTGCGCAAAGGGGAAGGCTGCCCGCTGGGTTGCAGAAGGACGCAATACCTGGGGTGGAGATATCGTCGTCAATCCGACGGGCGGGCGTATCTGCTATGGCCACCCGGCTGGAGCGACGCCGCTCATGGAAGTGGTCGAAGTGACCCGCCACCTGACGGCGCGGGCGCCCGGCCGGCAGGTTCCGGATGCACGCCTCGGGCTGATCCATGCCGAGCATGGCTGCCTCAACGGCTCGATCGTGATGACTTTCGAACGGATGGGGGCGTAG
- a CDS encoding acyl-CoA dehydrogenase family protein → MIDLELSPQQKMMRDMFHQLARNDFRPLSLRCDRESRADDAFLEKMNKMGITMRTGADAAPRKKKAVSEKPKGPSDVNRLSALAAEELSWGDAALLMSLPGPGLGGPPLGFMGTEAQREKYFSIFSKKEPARWGAYGLTEPGAGSDVAGIRSTCRKEGNEWVINGRKCFITNGGRASWVIVFASMDAKLGRAGHRAFIVEKGTPGFSIGKIEKKLGLRASETAELVFDDVRVPEENLLGGPGRYSETSKGGFRTAMKTFDSTRPFVAAMGLGVARAGYEEFADWVRREHRTAAPWSAHLRRKVAEFDRRIHAARLLIWNAASMADLGIPNTREASMSKSYACKHAKEILREILDLMRGTGTEQEQLVEKLFRDIQVFDIFEGTGQIQRLIIARRMMPGLEID, encoded by the coding sequence ATGATCGATCTGGAGCTTTCCCCGCAGCAGAAGATGATGCGGGACATGTTTCACCAGCTCGCCAGGAACGATTTTCGTCCACTCTCGCTCAGGTGCGACCGGGAGAGCCGTGCCGATGACGCTTTCCTCGAAAAAATGAACAAGATGGGCATCACCATGCGAACTGGCGCGGATGCTGCACCGAGGAAGAAAAAGGCGGTATCGGAAAAACCCAAAGGACCCTCGGATGTGAACCGCCTGAGTGCGCTTGCCGCCGAGGAGCTTTCGTGGGGGGATGCGGCGCTCCTGATGAGCCTGCCAGGGCCTGGCCTTGGCGGCCCGCCGCTCGGTTTCATGGGGACCGAGGCGCAGCGGGAGAAGTATTTCAGCATCTTCAGCAAGAAGGAACCGGCCCGGTGGGGAGCGTACGGACTTACGGAGCCTGGCGCCGGTTCTGATGTCGCCGGGATCCGGAGCACCTGCCGGAAGGAAGGGAACGAGTGGGTAATTAACGGCCGTAAATGCTTTATCACCAACGGCGGCCGGGCGAGCTGGGTGATTGTGTTCGCCTCGATGGATGCGAAACTGGGCCGCGCCGGGCACCGTGCATTCATCGTCGAGAAGGGGACTCCCGGTTTCAGCATTGGCAAGATCGAAAAGAAGCTCGGGCTCCGTGCCTCGGAGACGGCGGAACTCGTATTCGATGACGTCCGCGTACCGGAAGAAAACCTTCTTGGAGGGCCGGGCCGCTATTCGGAAACGTCCAAGGGTGGATTCCGGACAGCCATGAAGACGTTTGACTCCACCCGGCCTTTTGTTGCGGCCATGGGACTTGGAGTGGCGCGGGCTGGCTATGAGGAGTTTGCCGACTGGGTCCGGCGTGAACACCGGACAGCGGCTCCTTGGTCAGCCCATTTGCGCCGGAAGGTGGCTGAATTTGACCGCCGTATCCATGCAGCGAGGCTCCTGATCTGGAATGCAGCATCCATGGCGGATCTCGGCATCCCCAATACCCGCGAGGCATCGATGTCCAAGTCATATGCCTGCAAGCACGCCAAGGAGATTCTGAGGGAAATTCTTGATCTCATGCGCGGCACGGGCACTGAACAGGAACAACTCGTCGAAAAACTGTTCCGCGACATCCAGGTGTTTGATATCTTCGAGGGCACGGGCCAGATCCAGCGGCTCATCATCGCCCGGCGGATGATGCCGGGACTCGAGATCGACTGA
- a CDS encoding SDR family oxidoreductase — protein sequence MSHSGPPSRLFAPGLFKGKVVIVTGGGTGIGLAAALEMGRLGARIAIGSRKQNHVDAGLEKLREAGVESLGAILDIRDRASVDGFIKAVLDAYGTVDILINNAGGQFPAPAAVMEEKGWRAVIDTNLNGTWNMTQAVAKACMLRRGGVIINIIVPTDRGMPGVSHTSAARAAVSNLTKSLATEWAQFGIRVVSLAPGTIDTGGLKQYPPPLIESLRKGIPWGRFGTPEEIAEVITFLASPACDFCTGETFTVDGGARWAHPMFLPRKVQ from the coding sequence TTGTCCCATTCCGGTCCGCCATCCCGCCTGTTCGCGCCCGGCCTGTTCAAGGGCAAGGTGGTGATCGTGACTGGCGGCGGCACGGGGATCGGGCTGGCGGCGGCGCTTGAAATGGGACGTCTCGGAGCGCGAATCGCCATCGGATCGCGCAAGCAGAACCATGTGGACGCCGGTCTGGAGAAGCTCCGCGAAGCGGGAGTGGAATCTCTCGGAGCCATTCTCGATATCCGCGACCGGGCTTCAGTAGACGGATTTATCAAGGCCGTTCTGGACGCCTATGGCACTGTCGACATCCTGATCAATAACGCGGGTGGCCAGTTTCCGGCTCCGGCGGCGGTCATGGAAGAAAAGGGCTGGCGGGCGGTGATTGACACCAACCTGAACGGCACCTGGAACATGACGCAGGCGGTGGCCAAGGCATGCATGCTCAGGCGTGGCGGGGTGATCATCAACATCATCGTGCCGACCGACCGGGGGATGCCAGGGGTGTCACACACCTCGGCGGCGCGGGCGGCCGTATCAAACCTAACAAAATCGCTTGCAACCGAATGGGCGCAGTTTGGCATTCGGGTCGTGAGTCTGGCGCCGGGAACGATCGACACGGGCGGCCTGAAGCAGTATCCGCCGCCGCTGATCGAATCGCTCCGCAAGGGCATTCCGTGGGGGCGGTTCGGGACACCGGAGGAGATCGCCGAGGTGATCACGTTCCTGGCCTCTCCGGCCTGCGATTTCTGCACGGGCGAAACCTTCACGGTCGATGGCGGCGCACGGTGGGCGCATCCGATGTTCCTGCCGCGAAAGGTCCAGTAG